DNA sequence from the Acipenser ruthenus chromosome 20, fAciRut3.2 maternal haplotype, whole genome shotgun sequence genome:
GAGCCCAAGGAAAGCTTCATGATATTGGGGAGTTGATAGGCGGCGTGAATGCTGGGGTAGCCACCCCAGCTCGGAGCACCATTCTGAGCTTTGTTGATGGCAGATGTCACTGTGTTTTCCAGGGATTTGAGAATGTCAAAGCCACCTTTTGGGCTCTCCTCCAGGTCTTCCTCAGTCAGGTAGTGGTACTTGGAGGGGATGTCAaacttctcctcctcctcctccaactTCTCCTTGTCTTTGCTTTTATGTTTGGCACATTCCTCTTCCATCTCTTCTTTCTTGATCTCTACACATAGCTTAGGGGATATGCTGGAAGGGGTAGCAGCTGGAGGTGAGAAGGTTGTGGCCATTAAAGGTACTGACTGCACCTTCTCTAGTGGAGTGGCTGCCACTGGTGCGATGGGGGCTTCCACAATGGGTTTCCCTTTCTTAATGGCTGAGTTTGTCACCTTTATGAAGTGCCCTGTGACCATCATGTGAGCGGTGAGCTCCTGCAGTGTATCGTGGGAGCTCCCGCACTCCATGCACTTGAGGATCTGCGATTTGCGGGACTCAAACTGCCAGGCATAGCTGGCGCCGTTCTGGTGGCCGTATCGGTTGTTGGGGGTAATGTAGGGGTTGGAGGCCTTATGCAGAACATCACTGGGGTCAGTTGAAAATGATTTGGGTGTCCCTGCTGAGGAATCTGGAGAACTGGGGAAGTCCAGTTCGATGGGTACCCGCTTTCGGGTGGAGGAGATGATTTTGGCTGCCACAGGGGTCACAGGCTCCTTGAGAGGCACTTTCTGGTAGTGTTTTGTCTTGATCATGTGGACGCTAAGGTCCTGCAATGACTCAAAAGAGTGGCCACAGTACATGCACTTCAGGACCTTCTGGGCGTCTTCCTTACCCTCCATCTCCAGCAGGGAGCGCTTGCGAGGTTTGGACCAGCGCTTCGGGTTGTTGTTGTCTGTCTCATGGTTGTCGTCGCGGTAGTGTCCCGTTTCGTTCATGTGTACTGTCAGCCCTACCAATGTGTCATAGGCGGCACTGCAGTCTTTGCAGCGAAACTTGCTAGCCCCAGTAAAAATAGAGCCATACAGTTTGTTGCTCTGCCTGTAGAGCTGAACCGTGCTGAAAAGACTAGGCTCCGGGTTGAGCCTGTTCTGAGACACCTGCTGAAAAGTCTTTGCCATGGCGGACTGGTGCCAGTCATAGCTGCCACTCCCAcagctgctactgctgctgctgctactgctactgctgctgccctGAGGCTTTTCGGTGGTGGTCTGGCTGAGGTTCAGGTTGAGGGTGGACCAATAGGGGTTGGTCAGAAAGCTGTTGTAGATTGCCTTCATCTGCTCCAGGCTGTCGGGTGCAGGGCCGTCCTCATTGGGGGCTGACAGCTCCTTGATTTCCTCCTCGTTCTTGATCGAGGCGCACTCGAAGTCTGACATGCGATCACTGGCCTCACTCAGATGAGACTCACTGTCCATTTCGTGGCTGGAGAACTCAGCCGCCGGGGAGTCCTGGTAGCTCTGACAGTCTTTTGAGAAATCCTTATCTGAGCACATATACTTGACTGGGGGTTCCTCGTCCCCAGCCGAGTCATCTGGTTCAACGTCTTCGTCCACCAGTGCCGCTGCCTTTAGCTCGTCCGGAACATAGGCTGTGAAAATAAGAGAAAGTCCAATTAGACACTATTCAATAAGACCCTATCAATTTTAAgcgagggtaaaaaaaaaaaaaaaatgtgataaagGTTTTAATTCCTTAACTCTGAATACAAATCTATAAATTCAGATGTAGTTAGTAAAAAGAATAATTTGTTACAATAATCGTTGCTGCATTTTAGCACAGACCTCCTCAAATTATATATAGAATAAAGAatagaataaaaataaagttttgtgttttttttctttcacagcaaaaaaaaaactctcttcaaACATAATTTGCCACCTTATTCTTCTCAAGGGGCAACAGCTTGAAATTAAAACTAAATTTGAAATTAATGAAGCACATTCTGGAGGTGGCATTC
Encoded proteins:
- the LOC117425689 gene encoding teashirt homolog 3-like isoform X2, with product MCSDKDFSKDCQSYQDSPAAEFSSHEMDSESHLSEASDRMSDFECASIKNEEEIKELSAPNEDGPAPDSLEQMKAIYNSFLTNPYWSTLNLNLSQTTTEKPQGSSSSSSSSSSSSCGSGSYDWHQSAMAKTFQQVSQNRLNPEPSLFSTVQLYRQSNKLYGSIFTGASKFRCKDCSAAYDTLVGLTVHMNETGHYRDDNHETDNNNPKRWSKPRKRSLLEMEGKEDAQKVLKCMYCGHSFESLQDLSVHMIKTKHYQKVPLKEPVTPVAAKIISSTRKRVPIELDFPSSPDSSAGTPKSFSTDPSDVLHKASNPYITPNNRYGHQNGASYAWQFESRKSQILKCMECGSSHDTLQELTAHMMVTGHFIKVTNSAIKKGKPIVEAPIAPVAATPLEKVQSVPLMATTFSPPAATPSSISPKLCVEIKKEEMEEECAKHKSKDKEKLEEEEEKFDIPSKYHYLTEEDLEESPKGGFDILKSLENTVTSAINKAQNGAPSWGGYPSIHAAYQLPNIMKLSLGSSGKSSALKYMFTGGEVLSPTKSHPLVSPPCSQTSPLPKNNFHAMEELVKKVTEKVAKVEEKMKEPKVKSSPQRRMTPSPCSSEPGEPMKGDSPKENSAKTPESNGEGHKDMNNESPVKDSVENGTDPVKLPATSLCSSTAIITDHPPEQPFVNPLSALQSIMNVHLGKAAKPALPALDPMSMLFKMSNSLAEKAAVATPPMQTKKNERLDRYFYHVNNDQPMDLTKGKSDKSCSLGSALLSSTSTSSASPSSTVTTTKTSAVVSFMSNSPLRENALSDISDMLRNLTESHTSKSSTPTSLSEKSDIEGTTIEEPEEISPAQKRKGRQSNWNPQHLLILQAQFAASLRQTSDGKYIMADLSPQERMQISRFTGLSMTTISHWLANVKYQLRRTGGTKFLKNLDSGHPVFFCNDCTSQIRTPSTYINHLESHLGFRLRDLSKLSSEQINSQITHTKSHSEKLITAGSSPEEEAGSTYQCKLCNRTFASKHAVKLHLSKTHGKSPEDHLMYVCELEKQ
- the LOC117425689 gene encoding teashirt homolog 3-like isoform X1 is translated as MPRRKQQAPRRAAAYVPDELKAAALVDEDVEPDDSAGDEEPPVKYMCSDKDFSKDCQSYQDSPAAEFSSHEMDSESHLSEASDRMSDFECASIKNEEEIKELSAPNEDGPAPDSLEQMKAIYNSFLTNPYWSTLNLNLSQTTTEKPQGSSSSSSSSSSSSCGSGSYDWHQSAMAKTFQQVSQNRLNPEPSLFSTVQLYRQSNKLYGSIFTGASKFRCKDCSAAYDTLVGLTVHMNETGHYRDDNHETDNNNPKRWSKPRKRSLLEMEGKEDAQKVLKCMYCGHSFESLQDLSVHMIKTKHYQKVPLKEPVTPVAAKIISSTRKRVPIELDFPSSPDSSAGTPKSFSTDPSDVLHKASNPYITPNNRYGHQNGASYAWQFESRKSQILKCMECGSSHDTLQELTAHMMVTGHFIKVTNSAIKKGKPIVEAPIAPVAATPLEKVQSVPLMATTFSPPAATPSSISPKLCVEIKKEEMEEECAKHKSKDKEKLEEEEEKFDIPSKYHYLTEEDLEESPKGGFDILKSLENTVTSAINKAQNGAPSWGGYPSIHAAYQLPNIMKLSLGSSGKSSALKYMFTGGEVLSPTKSHPLVSPPCSQTSPLPKNNFHAMEELVKKVTEKVAKVEEKMKEPKVKSSPQRRMTPSPCSSEPGEPMKGDSPKENSAKTPESNGEGHKDMNNESPVKDSVENGTDPVKLPATSLCSSTAIITDHPPEQPFVNPLSALQSIMNVHLGKAAKPALPALDPMSMLFKMSNSLAEKAAVATPPMQTKKNERLDRYFYHVNNDQPMDLTKGKSDKSCSLGSALLSSTSTSSASPSSTVTTTKTSAVVSFMSNSPLRENALSDISDMLRNLTESHTSKSSTPTSLSEKSDIEGTTIEEPEEISPAQKRKGRQSNWNPQHLLILQAQFAASLRQTSDGKYIMADLSPQERMQISRFTGLSMTTISHWLANVKYQLRRTGGTKFLKNLDSGHPVFFCNDCTSQIRTPSTYINHLESHLGFRLRDLSKLSSEQINSQITHTKSHSEKLITAGSSPEEEAGSTYQCKLCNRTFASKHAVKLHLSKTHGKSPEDHLMYVCELEKQ